In Thermodesulfobacteriota bacterium, the DNA window GCGTGGTCTTGCCGTGGTCGACGTGGGCTATTATGGCTATGTTCCTGATCTCCTCTGGCTTCAACGGTTCCTCCTTATGTGTATGTCTATCTACGGCTAATCTGATAGGATAACACGAAACCGGGAAGAAGGCACGGGAAAACCACCTGATGCGGCTCGTCTCGGCGTCAACCGTGCGGCAGATAACGCTGCCGGACGGGACAGCTTGACTTCACCGGGGCAAAGCAGTAAAATTTTGCAGGGTCGCTACCCGGCCCGAAATCCGCCCCGCCCTCCCACACTCTTATGTCCTTTTCAGGCTACCCCCTTGACAGGGCCGGATGCCGGGTGTAGAGTTTACGGAATAAAGGAGGTGAGCGTTATGAGTTGTTATCCGTCGGGCATAGTCTATACCGAGGCTGCACAGGGCAAGTGGGAGGGCAAGGCCGGGAGCCACGCCCCGAAGGTGAGTGTCGAGGAAGGCAAGCTTACCATAAAGACCGAGCACCCGATGACCGAGCCGCACTTCATCGTCAGGCATACGCTCGTGACCGAGGCGGGAGAGGTCATAGGCGAGAAGACCTTTACCGCCGGAGACGAGGAGGCCGCGTCCGTATTCGAGCTTCCCTCGGGGGTAGAGGGGAAACTATTCGCCACGAGTTTCTGCAACCTGCACGACCTCTGGCTTACCGAAGTGAGCATCTGAACACGGGCCGTTCCGGTTGCCAAAGGAGGTGTTTGTTGGTAAGGTGAACACCGCAAAGGACAAGAACGGAGGCATCTGTCTCTTTTTTACCATACACCGTTGAAGAGGAAAGCACGCGAGGAGGAAAGAACGCATGGAAGTCGTAGACGTGAACGAAAAAACCGGGTTTTCAGAGACCTTCACCCCTCGCATATTGAGGATCGCCGCCGACTACAAGGTGCCGCTAATCTGCATGGAGCCCGGCCAGTCGATAGCGCCGCACCCGAGCGGCACGGGTGTCTTCTACATAGTAAGCGGCAAGGGGATCATGACGGTCGAGGGCGAAGAGAAAGAGGTCACGGCGGGCAACATGGT includes these proteins:
- a CDS encoding desulfoferrodoxin family protein — translated: MSCYPSGIVYTEAAQGKWEGKAGSHAPKVSVEEGKLTIKTEHPMTEPHFIVRHTLVTEAGEVIGEKTFTAGDEEAASVFELPSGVEGKLFATSFCNLHDLWLTEVSI
- a CDS encoding cupin domain-containing protein — translated: MEVVDVNEKTGFSETFTPRILRIAADYKVPLICMEPGQSIAPHPSGTGVFYIVSGKGIMTVEGEEKEVTAGNMVFVEKGQTRGIKATEKLVAFAVHMG